The Rathayibacter sp. VKM Ac-2759 genome includes a region encoding these proteins:
- a CDS encoding MerR family transcriptional regulator encodes MRISDVSKRSGVSATALRYYESIGLITPGRSGNGYRDYDADVLARLDLIESSKELGLPLEDIGRHLRTLETTSCTDVRDALRPLLAERVRQLDEKRARLDELRSRLDRADHDLAACPDRDELCSTECIFRTRGQHQ; translated from the coding sequence GTGCGGATCTCGGACGTCAGCAAGCGCAGCGGCGTCTCCGCGACGGCGCTGCGGTACTACGAGTCCATCGGGCTCATCACCCCGGGCCGAAGCGGCAACGGGTACCGCGACTACGACGCGGACGTGCTCGCACGCCTGGACCTCATCGAGTCCAGCAAGGAACTCGGCCTCCCGCTCGAGGACATCGGCCGTCACCTGCGCACCCTCGAGACAACCTCCTGCACCGACGTCCGCGATGCGCTCCGCCCGCTCCTCGCGGAACGAGTCCGGCAGCTGGACGAGAAGCGCGCGCGACTGGATGAGCTGCGCTCTCGCCTCGACCGCGCCGACCACGACCTCGCCGCGTGCCCCGACCGGGACGAGCTCTGCTCGACCGAGTGCATCTTCCGCACCCGCGGACAACACCAGTGA
- a CDS encoding DUF3800 domain-containing protein: protein MLIAYVDESYTQDFYFIGAAVTTQEKWEQLEHGYAALREQIAADHGVPADVEFHGHELMGGAGEWAPLRGKHREAAGIYAAALRIAQEAEVRYLFRGVDVKRLNARYRYPEQPHKIVLQHLLERVNEYRRDVFSFDTEEVIVVADEIATQEEHRRQFESYRSLGTPGYLTSRLDLISSPIQFASSRNAAGVQAADLAIYLHRRRQTVTETHPKSAATMARLGALIDASTSHDRIWTP, encoded by the coding sequence ATGCTGATCGCGTACGTGGACGAGTCCTACACCCAGGACTTCTACTTCATCGGCGCTGCCGTAACGACACAGGAGAAGTGGGAGCAGCTCGAGCACGGCTACGCCGCTCTCCGGGAGCAGATCGCCGCGGACCACGGGGTCCCGGCGGATGTCGAGTTCCACGGGCACGAGCTGATGGGCGGCGCCGGCGAGTGGGCTCCTCTGCGGGGGAAGCATCGTGAGGCGGCCGGCATCTACGCGGCCGCGTTGCGGATCGCGCAGGAGGCTGAGGTCCGCTACCTGTTCCGCGGCGTGGACGTGAAGCGTCTGAACGCTCGGTACCGGTACCCGGAGCAGCCGCACAAGATCGTGCTGCAGCACCTGCTCGAGCGGGTGAACGAGTACCGCCGTGACGTCTTCTCCTTCGATACCGAGGAGGTGATCGTCGTAGCCGACGAGATCGCGACACAGGAGGAGCACCGGCGGCAGTTCGAGAGCTACCGGTCACTGGGCACGCCGGGCTACCTGACGAGCCGCCTTGACCTGATTTCCTCCCCGATCCAGTTCGCGTCCTCGAGGAACGCCGCCGGGGTGCAAGCGGCCGACCTCGCGATCTACCTGCACCGGCGTCGGCAGACGGTGACGGAGACGCACCCAAAGTCCGCGGCGACGATGGCGCGCCTGGGCGCTCTGATCGACGCGTCGACGTCGCACGACCGGATCTGGACGCCTTAA